A portion of the Juglans microcarpa x Juglans regia isolate MS1-56 chromosome 1D, Jm3101_v1.0, whole genome shotgun sequence genome contains these proteins:
- the LOC121262832 gene encoding 2-methylene-furan-3-one reductase-like isoform X1 has translation MQKAWFYEEYSPKEVLKLGDFPIPTPLHNQLLVQVRAAALNPIDFKRRQRPIFPSDFPVSRNQSVRQICILKHMLVQVVPGCDMAGVVIGKGGGVTKFDVGDEVYGNIQDFNAGEKLKQLGTLAEFIVVEESLIATKPNNLSFEEAASLPLAVQTAIEGFKTAGFKEGQTVFIVGGAGGVGTLVVQLAKHLYGASHVVATTSTPKVEFVEKLGADRVVDYRKTRYDDIDEKYDFLYDTIGDCKNSFVVAKDDAPIVDITWPPSHPRAIYSSLTVCGDDLEKLRPYLESGKLNAVIDPTGPYSFGDVIKAFGYLETGRARGKVVISVPSAGKNNVTSEMVPQKLSVC, from the exons ATGCAGAAAGCTTGGTTTTACGAGGAGTATAGTCCCAAAGAAGTCCTCAAGCTGGGAGACTTCCCTATTCCTACTCCCCTGCATAACCAACTACTAGTCCAAGTTCGAGCTGCTGCTTTGAATCCTATTGATTTCAAAAGACGGCAGCGACCCATCTTTCCTTCAGACTTCCCAGTAAGTAGGAATCAAAGTGTTAGACAAATCTGTATTCTTAAACATA TGTTGGTGCAGGTGGTACCTGGCTGTGACATGGCTGGCGTAGTGATAGGAAAAGGTGGAGGCGTTACGAAATTTGATGTGGGTGATGAGGTTTATGGCAACATCCAAGATTTCAATGCAGGAGAAAAACTGAAGCAGCTTGGAACTCTGGCAGAGTTCATAGTCGTGGAAGAGAGCTTGATTGCAACAAAACCAAATAATCTTTCATTTGAGGAAGCTGCAAGCTTGCCTTTAGCAGTTCAGACTGCAATAGAAGGATTCAAAACTGCAGGTTTTAAAGAGGGGCAAACCGTTTTTATAGTTGGTGGAGCAGGGGGTGTTGGAACTTTGGTCGTTCAACTAGCCAAGCACTTGTATGGTGCTTCTCATGTTGTTGCTACAACTAGTACCCCAAAGGTGGAATTCGTCGAAAAATTGGGTGCTGATAGAGTTGTTGACTACAGAAAGACTAGATATGATGACattgatgaaaaatatgattttctCTACGATACAATTG GCGATTGCAAGAATTCTTTTGTGGTAGCTAAGGATGATGCCCCAATTGTTGACATAACATGGCCTCCTTCTCATCCAAGAGCTATATATTCAAGCTTGACAGTGTGCGGTGATGACTTGGAGAAGCTTAGGCCATATTTGGAGAGCGGAAAGCTTAATGCTGTGATCGATCCAACTGGCCCATATTCTTTTGGGGATGTAATTAAAGCTTTTGGGTATCTAGAAACAGGAAGAGCAAGAGGAAAAGTTGTCATC tctgttCCATCCGCCGGCAAGAACAACGTAACATCTGAAATGGTTCCTCAGAAATTGTCTGTTTGCTGA
- the LOC121262825 gene encoding uncharacterized protein LOC121262825, which produces MGGKGRRRREKNYRAAHGGYSRLPPPPNPSQVDALPSKLRKLISFTSSHYPKPQGSAAKDGDANKKTRAKGVSDPNGITDGGDNEILRTPQHPDSGDDTTKEKRKKKRKRNKVNDLRFETTLENSDARVKRRERKKKYLEVKKNKHKKAKTGVDCDFPGHEEIKFGEVVEAPPKLVGLPKAFKNVQGASQERIRLQAIEKYRNRKGWASRPGIQLPPATTSTAF; this is translated from the exons ATGGGAGGgaaaggaaggagaagaagagagaaaaactaCAGAGCAGCGCATGGAGGCTACAGCCGCCTCCCTCCCCCGCCAAATCCTTCCCAAGTCGACGCTCTCCCCTCCAAGCTCCGTAAACTCATCTCCTTCACTTCCTCTCACTACCCTAAACCccaag GGTCTGCTGCGAAGGATGGTGATGCTAATAAA aaaacccGTGCAAAGGGTGTATCAGATCCAAATGGGATCACAGATGGAGGTGATAATGAGATTTTGAGGACACCTCAACATCCAGATAGTGGTGATGACACCAcaaaggagaagagaaagaaaaaaagaaagaggaacaAGGTTAATGACCTTAGATTTGAAACAACCTTAGAGAACTCAGATGCTCGTGTGAAACGACGGGAGCGCAAGAAAAA GTACTTAGaagtgaagaaaaataaacataaaaaagcaAAGACTGGAGTGGATTGCGACTTTCCTGGACATGAGGAGATCAAATTTGGAGAAGTAGTTGAAGCTCCACCTAAGTTGGTTGGTCTTCCTAAG GCATTCAAGAATGTCCAAGGTGCTTCGCAAGAGAGGATTCGGTTGCAGGCTATTGAGAAATATAGGAATCGCAAGGGATGGGCTTCAAGGCCAGGGATTCAACTTCCTCCTGCAACTACTTCAACAGCATTTTAG
- the LOC121262832 gene encoding 2-methylene-furan-3-one reductase-like isoform X3, translated as MLVQVVPGCDMAGVVIGKGGGVTKFDVGDEVYGNIQDFNAGEKLKQLGTLAEFIVVEESLIATKPNNLSFEEAASLPLAVQTAIEGFKTAGFKEGQTVFIVGGAGGVGTLVVQLAKHLYGASHVVATTSTPKVEFVEKLGADRVVDYRKTRYDDIDEKYDFLYDTIGDCKNSFVVAKDDAPIVDITWPPSHPRAIYSSLTVCGDDLEKLRPYLESGKLNAVIDPTGPYSFGDVIKAFGYLETGRARGKVVISVPSAGKNNVTSEMVPQKLSVC; from the exons A TGTTGGTGCAGGTGGTACCTGGCTGTGACATGGCTGGCGTAGTGATAGGAAAAGGTGGAGGCGTTACGAAATTTGATGTGGGTGATGAGGTTTATGGCAACATCCAAGATTTCAATGCAGGAGAAAAACTGAAGCAGCTTGGAACTCTGGCAGAGTTCATAGTCGTGGAAGAGAGCTTGATTGCAACAAAACCAAATAATCTTTCATTTGAGGAAGCTGCAAGCTTGCCTTTAGCAGTTCAGACTGCAATAGAAGGATTCAAAACTGCAGGTTTTAAAGAGGGGCAAACCGTTTTTATAGTTGGTGGAGCAGGGGGTGTTGGAACTTTGGTCGTTCAACTAGCCAAGCACTTGTATGGTGCTTCTCATGTTGTTGCTACAACTAGTACCCCAAAGGTGGAATTCGTCGAAAAATTGGGTGCTGATAGAGTTGTTGACTACAGAAAGACTAGATATGATGACattgatgaaaaatatgattttctCTACGATACAATTG GCGATTGCAAGAATTCTTTTGTGGTAGCTAAGGATGATGCCCCAATTGTTGACATAACATGGCCTCCTTCTCATCCAAGAGCTATATATTCAAGCTTGACAGTGTGCGGTGATGACTTGGAGAAGCTTAGGCCATATTTGGAGAGCGGAAAGCTTAATGCTGTGATCGATCCAACTGGCCCATATTCTTTTGGGGATGTAATTAAAGCTTTTGGGTATCTAGAAACAGGAAGAGCAAGAGGAAAAGTTGTCATC tctgttCCATCCGCCGGCAAGAACAACGTAACATCTGAAATGGTTCCTCAGAAATTGTCTGTTTGCTGA
- the LOC121262863 gene encoding serine/threonine-protein kinase Aurora-3 codes for MNSHNIQAGEANPNKQWSLQDFEIGKPLGKGKFGRVYLAREAESKYIVALKVIFKEQIEKYRIQHQLRREMEIQTSLRHPNILRLYGWFHDAERIFLILEYAHGGELYGKLRKSGHLCENQAATYILNLTQALAYCHEKHVIHRDIKPENLLLDHEGRLKIADFGWSVQSRSKRHTMCGTLDYLAPEMVEKKAHDYAVDNWTLGILCYEFLYGVPPFEAESQSDTFRRIMKVDLSFPSTPHVTEEAKDLILRLLVRDSSKRLSLQKIMEHPWIVKKANPT; via the exons ATGAATTCTCACAACATCCAAGCGGGAGAAGCAAATCCAAATAAACAATGGTCCTTGCAAGATTTCGAGATCGGAAAACCCCTCGGGAAAGGAAAATTCGGCCGAGTTTATCTTGCTAGAGAAGCCGAG AGCAAGTACATAGTGGCTTTGAAGGTGATATTCAAGGAGCAAATCGAAAAGTACAGAATTCAACACCAGCTGAGGAGAGAGATGGAGATTCAAACCAGCCTTCGGCACCCGAATATATTGCGACTCTATGGGTGGTTCCACGATGCTGAACGCATTTTCTTGATACTCGAATATGCTCATGGTGGCGAGCTTTATGGGAAGCTTAGGAAAAGCGGCCATCTTTGTGAGAACCAAGCCGCCACC TACATTTTGAACCTCACGCAAGCATTGGCGTATTGTCATGAGAAGCATGTGATTCATAGGGACATCAAGCCAGAAAATCTGTTGCTTGATCACGAG GGACGATTGAAAATTGCAGATTTTGGATGGTCTGTACAGTCGAGAAGCAAGAGACACACCATGTGTGGAACTTTGGATTATTTAGCACCAGAAATGGTGGAGAAGAAGGCTCATGACTACGCCGTTGATAACTGGACTTTGGGTATCCTTTGTTATGAGTTCCTTTATGGTGTCCCTCCATTTGAGGCTGAAAGTCAGAGCGATACCTTTAGAAG GATAATGAAGGTTGACCTGAGCTTCCCTTCCACTCCTCATGTTACTGAAGAAGCCAAGGATCTCATTCTTCGG CTTCTGGTGAGGGACTCCTCAAAACGGCTCTCTCTTCAGAAGATCATGGAGCATCCTTGGATAGTCAAGAAAGCAAATCCTACGTGA
- the LOC121262832 gene encoding 2-methylene-furan-3-one reductase-like isoform X4, translated as MAGVVIGKGGGVTKFDVGDEVYGNIQDFNAGEKLKQLGTLAEFIVVEESLIATKPNNLSFEEAASLPLAVQTAIEGFKTAGFKEGQTVFIVGGAGGVGTLVVQLAKHLYGASHVVATTSTPKVEFVEKLGADRVVDYRKTRYDDIDEKYDFLYDTIGDCKNSFVVAKDDAPIVDITWPPSHPRAIYSSLTVCGDDLEKLRPYLESGKLNAVIDPTGPYSFGDVIKAFGYLETGRARGKVVISVPSAGKNNVTSEMVPQKLSVC; from the exons ATGGCTGGCGTAGTGATAGGAAAAGGTGGAGGCGTTACGAAATTTGATGTGGGTGATGAGGTTTATGGCAACATCCAAGATTTCAATGCAGGAGAAAAACTGAAGCAGCTTGGAACTCTGGCAGAGTTCATAGTCGTGGAAGAGAGCTTGATTGCAACAAAACCAAATAATCTTTCATTTGAGGAAGCTGCAAGCTTGCCTTTAGCAGTTCAGACTGCAATAGAAGGATTCAAAACTGCAGGTTTTAAAGAGGGGCAAACCGTTTTTATAGTTGGTGGAGCAGGGGGTGTTGGAACTTTGGTCGTTCAACTAGCCAAGCACTTGTATGGTGCTTCTCATGTTGTTGCTACAACTAGTACCCCAAAGGTGGAATTCGTCGAAAAATTGGGTGCTGATAGAGTTGTTGACTACAGAAAGACTAGATATGATGACattgatgaaaaatatgattttctCTACGATACAATTG GCGATTGCAAGAATTCTTTTGTGGTAGCTAAGGATGATGCCCCAATTGTTGACATAACATGGCCTCCTTCTCATCCAAGAGCTATATATTCAAGCTTGACAGTGTGCGGTGATGACTTGGAGAAGCTTAGGCCATATTTGGAGAGCGGAAAGCTTAATGCTGTGATCGATCCAACTGGCCCATATTCTTTTGGGGATGTAATTAAAGCTTTTGGGTATCTAGAAACAGGAAGAGCAAGAGGAAAAGTTGTCATC tctgttCCATCCGCCGGCAAGAACAACGTAACATCTGAAATGGTTCCTCAGAAATTGTCTGTTTGCTGA
- the LOC121262832 gene encoding 2-methylene-furan-3-one reductase-like isoform X2, with the protein MQKAWFYEEYSPKEVLKLGDFPIPTPLHNQLLVQVRAAALNPIDFKRRQRPIFPSDFPVVPGCDMAGVVIGKGGGVTKFDVGDEVYGNIQDFNAGEKLKQLGTLAEFIVVEESLIATKPNNLSFEEAASLPLAVQTAIEGFKTAGFKEGQTVFIVGGAGGVGTLVVQLAKHLYGASHVVATTSTPKVEFVEKLGADRVVDYRKTRYDDIDEKYDFLYDTIGDCKNSFVVAKDDAPIVDITWPPSHPRAIYSSLTVCGDDLEKLRPYLESGKLNAVIDPTGPYSFGDVIKAFGYLETGRARGKVVISVPSAGKNNVTSEMVPQKLSVC; encoded by the exons ATGCAGAAAGCTTGGTTTTACGAGGAGTATAGTCCCAAAGAAGTCCTCAAGCTGGGAGACTTCCCTATTCCTACTCCCCTGCATAACCAACTACTAGTCCAAGTTCGAGCTGCTGCTTTGAATCCTATTGATTTCAAAAGACGGCAGCGACCCATCTTTCCTTCAGACTTCCCA GTGGTACCTGGCTGTGACATGGCTGGCGTAGTGATAGGAAAAGGTGGAGGCGTTACGAAATTTGATGTGGGTGATGAGGTTTATGGCAACATCCAAGATTTCAATGCAGGAGAAAAACTGAAGCAGCTTGGAACTCTGGCAGAGTTCATAGTCGTGGAAGAGAGCTTGATTGCAACAAAACCAAATAATCTTTCATTTGAGGAAGCTGCAAGCTTGCCTTTAGCAGTTCAGACTGCAATAGAAGGATTCAAAACTGCAGGTTTTAAAGAGGGGCAAACCGTTTTTATAGTTGGTGGAGCAGGGGGTGTTGGAACTTTGGTCGTTCAACTAGCCAAGCACTTGTATGGTGCTTCTCATGTTGTTGCTACAACTAGTACCCCAAAGGTGGAATTCGTCGAAAAATTGGGTGCTGATAGAGTTGTTGACTACAGAAAGACTAGATATGATGACattgatgaaaaatatgattttctCTACGATACAATTG GCGATTGCAAGAATTCTTTTGTGGTAGCTAAGGATGATGCCCCAATTGTTGACATAACATGGCCTCCTTCTCATCCAAGAGCTATATATTCAAGCTTGACAGTGTGCGGTGATGACTTGGAGAAGCTTAGGCCATATTTGGAGAGCGGAAAGCTTAATGCTGTGATCGATCCAACTGGCCCATATTCTTTTGGGGATGTAATTAAAGCTTTTGGGTATCTAGAAACAGGAAGAGCAAGAGGAAAAGTTGTCATC tctgttCCATCCGCCGGCAAGAACAACGTAACATCTGAAATGGTTCCTCAGAAATTGTCTGTTTGCTGA
- the LOC121262849 gene encoding growth-regulating factor 9, with product MMDPEPGRCRRTDGKKWRCSKHVVPDQKYCERHMHRGRQRSRKPVEAFEISSPSDSMPSDKFGELNPNCANSAHVGLQLMTPSSHSFSSTTTTAGSNIGSKKHVSSDTIATRTPIPAIAATMTTIPATAATRATTLPTFTANSINRINRVSERKDVSGNPLIYSLTMKSNGNRVVSPGLGFSPKSVLQDQGCNSSCFGIRNGIELEPGRCRRTDGKKWRCSRHIVPDRKYCVQHMHRGAKKRVAVTQKISVPTASSSVAIHRASPSLSTNVPNEAGLSSLNTDLSISIQASSQLLQIDEKSTTSSSSDTTITDTSITANEYGYISS from the exons ATGATGGATCCTGAGCCAGGAAGGTGTAGAAGAACTGATGGGAAGAAATGGAGGTGTAGTAAGCATGTGGTGCCGGATCAGAAGTACTGTGAGCGGCACATGCACAGAGGCCGTCAGCGTTCAAGAAAGCCTGTGGAAGCTTTTGAAATCTCATCTCCTTCAGATTCAATGCCATCTGACAAATTTGGGGAGTTAAATCCGAACTGTGCCAATTCAGCCCATGTGGGACTTCAACTCATGACCCCTTCCAGCCATAGTTtttcctccaccaccaccactgccGGTAGCAATATTGGAAGCAAGAAACATGTCAGTTCTGATACTATCGCCACCAGAACCCCCATACCTGCCATTGCAGCAACCATGACCACCATACCCGCCACTGCAGCCACAAGGGCCACCACTCTACCCACCTTCACTGCCAATTCCATCAACAGAATCAACCGTGTTTCTGAAAGAAAAGATGTAAGTGGCAACCCTCTCATTTACAGTCTCACCATGAAAAGCAATGGCAACAGGGTTGTATCACCTGGATTGGGCTTCTCACCAAAGAGTGTTCTTCAAG ATCAAGGTTGCAACAGTTCATGCTTTGGAATCAGAAATGGCATAGAACTTGAACCGGGAAGGTGCAGAAGAACAGATGGGAAGAAGTGGCGGTGCAGCAGGCACATTGTTCCTGATAGAAAGTATTGTGTGCAGCACATGCACAGAGGTGCCAAAAAGCGTGTGGCGGTGACCCAAAAAATATCTGTTCCCACAGCTTCTTCCAGTGTTGCAATTCATAGAGCTTCACCATCTCTCTCTACAAATGTACCCAACGAGGCAGGTCTTTCTTCTCTGAACACAGATCTTTCCATCTCAATCCAAGCTAGCTCTCAACTCCTGCAAATTGATGAAAAAAGTACTACCAGCAGTAGCAGTGACACTACCATTACGGACACTAGCATCACTGCCAATGAATACGGTTACATTTCCTCTTAA